Proteins from one Listeria innocua genomic window:
- the coaA gene encoding type I pantothenate kinase — protein MNDYNHYFHFPREEWRKLEVSKDQILTAEELEEIRGLNDRISLQDISEIYLPLIKLIAIQYHEAIFIHGEKMEYLKKKESRAPFIIALAGSVAVGKSTTARVFKLMLDRWFSKTRQVELVTTDGFLYPNKVLEERGIMDKKGFPESYDRDRFAKFLTDLKANKEDVEVPLYSHFTYDVLDETRMMHNPDIVIIEGINVLQADQHESLYPSDFFDFSVYMDANEADIKNWYLERFFMLRETAFQDESSYFHPYTKISKKEAETFALGVWDTINGVNLKENIEKTKYRADLVLHKGTDHLISDIYLRK, from the coding sequence ATGAATGATTACAACCACTACTTTCATTTCCCACGAGAAGAATGGCGCAAGCTGGAAGTGAGTAAGGACCAAATTTTAACTGCAGAGGAACTGGAAGAAATACGTGGTTTAAATGACCGAATTTCTTTACAAGACATCTCTGAAATCTATTTACCACTTATAAAACTAATTGCAATCCAATACCATGAAGCAATTTTTATTCATGGTGAAAAAATGGAATACTTAAAGAAAAAAGAATCACGTGCCCCTTTCATCATTGCCTTAGCAGGTAGTGTGGCAGTAGGGAAAAGTACAACCGCGCGTGTTTTTAAATTAATGCTAGATCGTTGGTTTTCTAAAACAAGGCAAGTCGAGCTTGTAACAACAGACGGATTTCTCTATCCTAATAAGGTTTTAGAAGAACGGGGTATCATGGATAAAAAAGGTTTCCCCGAAAGCTACGACCGCGACCGCTTTGCTAAGTTTCTAACCGACTTAAAAGCAAATAAAGAAGATGTTGAAGTACCACTTTATTCGCATTTCACCTACGATGTTTTAGACGAAACTCGCATGATGCATAATCCGGATATTGTTATTATTGAAGGGATTAATGTCCTTCAAGCTGACCAACATGAGAGCCTATATCCGAGTGATTTCTTTGATTTCTCCGTGTATATGGATGCTAATGAAGCAGATATTAAGAACTGGTATTTAGAACGTTTCTTCATGCTTCGCGAAACAGCTTTCCAAGACGAAAGCTCGTATTTCCACCCATATACGAAAATCAGTAAAAAAGAAGCAGAAACATTTGCGTTAGGTGTTTGGGATACAATCAATGGCGTCAATTTAAAAGAAAACATCGAGAAAACAAAGTACCGAGCGGATTTAGTTCTTCATAAAGGAACAGATCACCTTATTTCAGATATTTATTTACGAAAATAA
- the lplA1 gene encoding lipoate protein ligase LplA1 — protein MYFIDNNNEKDPRINLAVEEFILTELKLDEPVLLFYINKPSIIIGRNQNTVEEIDTEYVEKNDVIVVRRLSGGGAVYHDEGNLNFSFITDDDGESFHNFAKFTQPIVEALKRLGVNAELKGRNDLLIDGFKVSGNAQFATKGKMFSHGTLMYDLNLDNVAASLKPRKDKIESKGIKSVRSRVANISDFMDQEMTTEEFRDLLLLYIFNVDKVEDVKEYKLTAADWEKIHEISAKRYGNWDWNYGKSPKFDLTRTKRFPVGAVDVRLNVQKGVITEIKIFGDFFGVKNVADIEEKLVNTTYKREALAEALADIEVKEYFGNITKDEFLDLLY, from the coding sequence ATGTATTTTATAGATAATAATAATGAAAAAGATCCGCGGATTAATTTAGCAGTTGAGGAATTTATTTTAACCGAATTGAAGTTAGATGAACCGGTTTTACTTTTCTACATTAATAAGCCATCGATAATTATTGGTCGGAATCAAAATACGGTAGAAGAAATCGATACAGAATATGTCGAGAAAAATGACGTAATTGTGGTGCGTAGACTTTCAGGTGGTGGCGCTGTTTATCATGATGAAGGTAACTTGAATTTTAGTTTTATTACAGATGACGACGGTGAATCGTTCCATAATTTTGCGAAGTTTACACAACCGATTGTGGAAGCTCTTAAACGTTTAGGCGTAAATGCGGAATTAAAAGGACGTAATGATTTATTAATCGATGGTTTTAAAGTATCAGGAAATGCGCAATTTGCAACGAAGGGGAAAATGTTCTCGCACGGTACTTTAATGTATGATTTGAACTTAGATAATGTCGCTGCATCACTAAAACCACGTAAAGATAAAATTGAATCAAAAGGAATTAAGTCCGTTCGTAGTCGTGTAGCGAATATTTCTGATTTTATGGATCAAGAAATGACTACCGAAGAATTCCGCGATTTATTATTGCTTTACATTTTTAACGTGGATAAAGTAGAAGATGTGAAAGAATACAAATTAACCGCTGCAGATTGGGAAAAAATCCATGAAATTTCTGCTAAGCGTTATGGCAATTGGGACTGGAACTACGGAAAATCTCCAAAATTCGATTTAACACGGACAAAACGTTTTCCAGTTGGAGCAGTCGATGTTCGCTTAAACGTACAAAAAGGAGTTATCACAGAAATTAAGATTTTCGGTGACTTCTTTGGGGTAAAAAATGTGGCGGATATTGAGGAGAAATTAGTCAACACAACTTATAAACGTGAAGCATTGGCCGAAGCTTTAGCAGATATAGAAGTAAAAGAATACTTTGGTAACATTACAAAAGATGAATTTTTAGATTTACTTTATTAA
- a CDS encoding TetR/AcrR family transcriptional regulator, which translates to MDAEGDILRQMLDLTEKETKMSDKQRRIVAASIELFAEKGYAGTSTNEIAKKAGVAEGTIFRHYKTKKDLLMAITMPTLIGGVIPFLAQSFVKEVFESEYPDFQSFIREIIVNRFEFAKENGKVIKIYFMELFYHDELREQFSQIFMTHVKGQFDQMIDFYKARGEIVDMPNSTIMRALITNIVGFMLTRFVVMPDANWNDAKEIDDTVSYIMRGLGK; encoded by the coding sequence GTGGATGCAGAAGGAGATATCTTGCGTCAAATGCTTGATTTGACGGAAAAAGAAACTAAAATGAGCGATAAACAACGCCGAATTGTAGCAGCTTCCATTGAACTGTTTGCGGAAAAAGGCTATGCTGGAACATCTACAAATGAAATAGCAAAAAAAGCGGGCGTAGCTGAAGGAACCATTTTCAGACATTATAAAACAAAAAAAGATTTATTGATGGCAATCACGATGCCAACATTGATTGGGGGAGTTATCCCATTTTTAGCTCAAAGCTTTGTTAAAGAAGTTTTTGAAAGTGAGTATCCAGATTTCCAGTCGTTTATTCGCGAAATTATTGTTAACCGTTTTGAATTTGCGAAAGAGAATGGTAAAGTCATCAAAATATACTTTATGGAATTATTTTATCATGATGAACTTAGAGAGCAGTTTTCTCAAATTTTTATGACGCATGTAAAAGGGCAGTTTGACCAAATGATTGATTTTTATAAGGCACGTGGAGAAATTGTCGATATGCCAAATAGTACGATTATGAGGGCGCTTATTACAAATATAGTCGGCTTTATGTTGACAAGGTTTGTTGTGATGCCAGATGCTAACTGGAACGACGCAAAAGAAATAGATGATACAGTTTCTTATATTATGAGAGGCTTAGGTAAATAA
- a CDS encoding MFS transporter translates to MLATIGELIYSPVLNAEEVRLIPTNQRGIYAAVSSFKFTGGDFISKLGIIIGVIKTMGNEFAYGSNFNFRININNRFFVL, encoded by the coding sequence ATGTTAGCCACTATTGGTGAGCTTATTTATTCACCAGTTTTAAATGCTGAAGAAGTAAGGTTAATTCCTACCAATCAAAGAGGTATATATGCAGCTGTTTCCTCATTTAAATTTACTGGTGGAGATTTTATTTCAAAACTAGGGATTATTATCGGGGTTATTAAAACCATGGGGAATGAGTTTGCTTATGGCAGTAATTTTAATTTTAGAATCAATATTAATAATAGGTTCTTTGTTTTATAG
- a CDS encoding MBL fold metallo-hydrolase, which produces MKLTVFGHWGGYPVANEGTSSYLLEEAGFKLLIDVGASAVSIMQNFIDPDDIDAAIISHYHPDHVADVGILQHIRLLSQKKEKPPVLPIYGHKEDERGYSYLEMANVTKAVEYKADDTLEIGPFKVTFLKTVHPVPCYAMRIEAAGKIFVYTADSAYQDSFIPFAENADLLVTDTNFFHDLAGKTKVHMASTEVAKIAKEANVKSLLLSHLPEVGDLEVLKQEAAAIYTGEIALASKGFTKTF; this is translated from the coding sequence ATGAAACTAACCGTTTTTGGACATTGGGGCGGATATCCGGTAGCGAACGAAGGCACATCGAGTTATTTGCTAGAAGAAGCTGGATTTAAGTTATTAATTGATGTGGGGGCAAGTGCCGTTTCCATCATGCAAAACTTCATTGATCCTGATGACATTGATGCCGCAATAATTTCTCATTACCATCCAGATCATGTAGCAGACGTAGGGATTTTGCAGCACATTCGTTTGTTGTCGCAAAAAAAGGAAAAACCACCTGTCTTACCTATTTACGGGCATAAAGAAGATGAACGTGGCTATTCTTATTTAGAAATGGCGAATGTAACAAAAGCAGTGGAGTATAAAGCAGATGACACACTTGAAATCGGACCGTTTAAAGTAACCTTCTTAAAAACAGTTCATCCAGTACCTTGTTATGCCATGCGAATTGAAGCAGCTGGAAAAATCTTTGTATACACCGCGGATAGCGCTTATCAAGATAGTTTTATTCCTTTTGCAGAAAACGCAGATTTACTCGTAACAGATACGAACTTTTTCCATGATTTAGCTGGGAAAACAAAAGTTCATATGGCAAGTACCGAAGTTGCAAAAATTGCTAAAGAAGCAAATGTGAAATCGTTACTCCTTAGCCATTTGCCAGAAGTTGGTGATTTAGAAGTATTGAAACAAGAAGCAGCAGCTATTTACACCGGAGAAATTGCACTCGCATCAAAAGGATTTACGAAAACATTTTAA
- the ltaS gene encoding lipoteichoic acid synthase LtaS, producing the protein MKDWKIKIQTFLSKNYGFFVLAVILYWLKTYIAYQLEFKLGIENLMQQILLFINPLSGAVFFLGLALFAKGRRSFIWIVVIDFLMSFILYANIVYYRFFSDFITLPNLNAKQMQNMGDMGSSITALLSWHDIIYFADIIILIALLAFRFVKPDKTARIRARKVVGVLTLGIAMFFANLGLAEIDRPQLLTRTFDRNYIVKYLGMTNYQIYDAVKSTESSTQRALADSSDVTEVLNYTKSKYAAPNPEYFGKAKGKNVIYIHLESFQQFLVNYKLNGEEVTPYINSFFKDKNTLSFTNFFHQTGQGKTADSEMLLENSLYGLPQGSAFTTKGQNTYESASAILGQQGYTSAVFHGNYKSFWNRDEIYKQFGYDNFFDASYYDMNDADVSNYGLKDKPFFQESEKYLSSLKQPFYTKFITLTNHFPYPIDEKDASIAPATTGDSSVDTYFQTARYLDESVKSFVDYLKKTGLYDNSVIIMYGDHYGISDNHEEAMTKILGKDYNTFENAQAQRVPLMIHVPGVEGGVQEQYGGQVDLLPTLLHLLGVDNKEYLQFGTDLLSKDHKQLVPFRNGDYITPTYSMIGGNMYNQQTGEPIATETKEMKETKEKVSKELELSDSVLQGDLLRFYAPDGFKKVDPSKYNYNKKKSTDSSTK; encoded by the coding sequence ATGAAGGATTGGAAAATAAAAATCCAAACGTTTTTAAGCAAAAATTATGGGTTTTTTGTTCTAGCCGTCATTCTTTATTGGCTAAAAACGTATATTGCATATCAACTTGAATTTAAACTTGGTATTGAGAACCTTATGCAGCAAATTTTGCTGTTCATAAATCCATTGAGTGGGGCTGTTTTCTTCTTAGGTCTCGCACTTTTTGCTAAAGGACGTCGTTCATTTATCTGGATCGTTGTCATTGACTTTTTAATGAGCTTTATTCTTTACGCAAATATTGTCTATTATCGATTCTTTAGTGATTTCATTACGCTTCCGAATCTAAACGCAAAACAAATGCAAAACATGGGCGACATGGGTAGTAGTATCACAGCGTTACTCAGCTGGCACGATATTATTTACTTCGCGGATATTATTATTTTAATTGCACTACTTGCTTTCCGCTTTGTAAAACCTGATAAAACTGCTCGAATCCGTGCGAGAAAAGTTGTTGGTGTTTTAACGCTTGGTATCGCGATGTTCTTTGCTAACTTAGGACTTGCTGAAATCGATCGTCCACAACTTTTAACAAGAACTTTTGATAGAAATTATATTGTAAAATATCTTGGTATGACTAACTACCAAATCTATGATGCAGTGAAAAGTACTGAGTCATCTACACAGCGTGCACTTGCTGATAGTAGTGATGTTACGGAAGTACTTAACTACACTAAATCAAAATACGCCGCGCCAAATCCGGAATATTTCGGTAAAGCAAAAGGCAAAAACGTTATTTATATTCATTTAGAAAGTTTCCAACAATTCTTAGTGAATTATAAACTTAACGGAGAAGAAGTAACGCCGTATATTAACTCTTTCTTTAAAGATAAAAATACACTGAGCTTTACGAACTTCTTCCACCAAACAGGTCAAGGTAAAACAGCTGACTCCGAAATGTTACTTGAGAACTCGCTTTATGGCTTGCCTCAAGGTTCTGCCTTTACTACAAAAGGACAAAACACTTATGAATCAGCATCAGCTATTTTAGGTCAACAAGGATATACTAGTGCTGTCTTCCACGGTAACTATAAGAGCTTCTGGAATCGTGATGAAATTTATAAACAATTTGGTTACGATAATTTCTTTGATGCTAGTTACTATGATATGAATGACGCGGATGTTTCTAACTATGGGCTAAAAGATAAACCTTTCTTCCAAGAATCTGAAAAATATCTTTCATCCTTGAAACAACCATTCTATACGAAATTCATCACGCTAACCAATCACTTCCCTTATCCAATTGATGAGAAGGATGCTTCGATTGCTCCAGCGACAACTGGTGATTCTTCGGTAGATACGTACTTCCAAACAGCTCGTTATTTAGACGAATCTGTGAAGAGCTTTGTTGATTACTTGAAGAAAACTGGTCTTTACGATAACTCTGTAATTATTATGTATGGTGACCATTATGGTATTTCCGATAACCACGAAGAAGCAATGACAAAAATTCTTGGCAAAGACTATAACACTTTCGAAAATGCCCAAGCGCAACGTGTACCTTTAATGATTCATGTTCCAGGTGTTGAAGGTGGAGTTCAAGAACAATATGGTGGTCAAGTTGACTTACTACCTACCCTGCTTCACTTACTTGGTGTGGATAACAAAGAATACTTGCAATTTGGTACTGACTTACTTTCAAAAGATCATAAACAACTGGTTCCATTTAGAAATGGTGATTATATAACACCAACTTACTCTATGATTGGTGGTAACATGTATAACCAACAAACTGGTGAACCAATTGCGACAGAAACAAAAGAAATGAAAGAAACAAAAGAGAAGGTATCCAAAGAATTAGAGCTTTCTGATTCTGTGTTACAAGGAGATTTATTACGATTCTATGCTCCTGATGGCTTCAAAAAAGTAGATCCAAGTAAATACAACTATAATAAGAAGAAATCAACTGATTCTTCTACTAAATAA
- a CDS encoding DNA-3-methyladenine glycosylase — protein MNAKITPTFFENRTTIELARDIIGMRLVHEIGNYTLSGYIVETEAYLGATDMAAHSFKNLRTKRTEVMFGTPGTIYTYQMHQQVLLNFITMREGIPEAVLIRALEPTKESIEQMEQNRFLKTGFELTNGPGKLTQALGLSMQDYGKTLFDSNIWLERAKVPHIIEATNRIGVPNKGIATHYPLRFTAKGSPYISAQRKRQISDYIWE, from the coding sequence ATGAACGCTAAAATCACTCCAACTTTTTTTGAAAATAGAACCACTATTGAATTAGCTAGAGATATAATAGGGATGAGACTCGTGCATGAAATAGGTAATTATACTCTTTCTGGTTACATTGTTGAAACGGAAGCCTATCTCGGGGCAACAGATATGGCAGCCCATAGTTTTAAAAACTTACGAACCAAACGGACTGAAGTAATGTTCGGCACTCCAGGAACGATTTATACGTATCAAATGCACCAGCAAGTATTATTAAACTTTATTACGATGCGAGAAGGCATTCCGGAAGCTGTTTTAATTAGAGCATTAGAACCAACGAAAGAGTCCATCGAACAAATGGAACAAAATCGTTTTTTGAAAACTGGCTTTGAATTAACAAACGGCCCGGGTAAATTAACGCAAGCTTTAGGATTAAGTATGCAAGATTATGGGAAAACTCTTTTTGATAGCAATATTTGGTTAGAAAGGGCAAAAGTGCCACATATAATAGAAGCAACTAATCGAATTGGTGTTCCAAATAAAGGTATCGCGACCCATTATCCTCTAAGGTTCACAGCTAAAGGAAGCCCGTATATTTCAGCGCAACGTAAAAGACAAATTTCAGACTATATTTGGGAATAA
- a CDS encoding TVP38/TMEM64 family protein, producing MTFWQDMMNFFSYDNLMYWLSEYRNLGPLLAFFLPFIEAFLPFLPFIVFVVVNVNAYGLFGGFLISVTAAIAGSLCVFLLARKFGQTRFLRFISGHKQIKRVMEWIDRHGFSPIFILLVMPFTPSSAVNIVAGLSKIKVYQFILALVGGKLIKVFAISYIGYDFVDLIHQPLKLAILAVSVVILWFVGKRLEHWMSGKNLK from the coding sequence ATGACATTTTGGCAGGATATGATGAATTTCTTTTCTTATGATAATTTAATGTACTGGCTAAGTGAGTATCGGAATTTAGGTCCACTTTTAGCTTTTTTCTTACCTTTTATTGAAGCGTTTTTACCTTTTTTACCATTTATTGTTTTTGTTGTAGTTAACGTTAATGCATACGGACTGTTTGGCGGCTTTTTAATATCCGTTACAGCTGCAATTGCAGGTAGTTTATGTGTTTTCTTGTTAGCTCGAAAATTTGGGCAGACTCGATTTTTGCGATTTATTTCCGGACATAAACAAATTAAACGAGTAATGGAATGGATTGATAGACATGGTTTTAGTCCGATTTTCATTTTACTTGTAATGCCTTTTACACCATCTTCTGCTGTAAATATCGTTGCAGGTCTCTCTAAAATAAAAGTTTACCAATTTATCTTAGCGCTTGTAGGTGGGAAATTAATCAAAGTCTTTGCGATTAGCTATATTGGTTATGATTTCGTAGACTTAATTCACCAACCACTTAAACTGGCTATTTTAGCTGTTTCTGTCGTTATTTTATGGTTTGTCGGAAAACGGCTGGAACATTGGATGTCAGGAAAAAACCTTAAATAA
- a CDS encoding ABC transporter permease produces MRILAIVKRIVNQFRRDKRTLALMFLAPLLLITLLTYLFEGDTVKPVVGVNGLSSSMVKELKENDLTIKTYPDNTNATAKIKDADLDAFFQQDGEKIKVTYENSEPSLSKEIGLKLQKALMAEQQVQVKKQAKTTGEALAKAGIDPNSLPALTNSPEKLTISTDYVYGDKDTSFFDTISPIFIGFFVFFFVFLIAGISFLRERTTGTLERLMATPIKRIELELGYLIGFGIFALLQSILVAVFSIQVLGMMQNGSLFYVLLITLTLGMVSLALGILLSTFANNEFQIVQFIPIVIVPQVLFCGIFPLDGMADWLVWIAHIMPLYYGANALTSIMVKGEGFASFANDFYILLGFVIIFVVLNIFALKKYRKV; encoded by the coding sequence ATGCGAATTTTAGCTATCGTTAAACGGATCGTCAACCAATTCCGGCGTGATAAACGAACGCTTGCTTTAATGTTTCTTGCCCCACTTTTACTTATTACATTACTAACTTACTTATTTGAAGGCGATACAGTGAAACCAGTTGTCGGAGTGAACGGACTTTCGAGTTCCATGGTAAAAGAACTAAAAGAAAATGATTTAACAATTAAGACTTACCCAGACAACACGAACGCAACTGCGAAAATTAAAGACGCTGATCTTGACGCGTTTTTTCAACAAGATGGCGAGAAAATCAAAGTGACATACGAAAATAGTGAACCAAGCTTAAGTAAAGAAATCGGTTTAAAACTACAAAAAGCATTGATGGCCGAGCAACAAGTTCAAGTAAAGAAACAAGCCAAAACAACAGGAGAAGCACTTGCCAAAGCTGGAATTGATCCAAACTCGCTTCCCGCACTTACAAACAGCCCTGAAAAGCTAACCATTTCAACCGATTACGTTTATGGCGATAAAGATACTAGCTTTTTTGATACAATTAGCCCGATTTTCATTGGCTTTTTCGTATTTTTCTTCGTCTTTCTAATTGCCGGCATTTCCTTCTTAAGAGAACGAACAACAGGTACGCTTGAACGACTCATGGCAACCCCAATTAAACGTATCGAACTAGAACTAGGGTATTTGATAGGCTTTGGCATATTTGCCTTACTACAGTCTATCTTAGTCGCAGTTTTCTCCATCCAAGTGCTTGGTATGATGCAAAACGGATCCTTATTTTATGTTTTACTCATTACGCTAACACTCGGAATGGTGTCACTCGCACTAGGTATCTTACTTTCAACGTTTGCTAATAATGAATTTCAAATCGTGCAATTTATCCCCATTGTTATTGTGCCCCAAGTGTTATTCTGTGGGATTTTCCCGCTCGATGGCATGGCAGATTGGCTCGTATGGATTGCACATATTATGCCGCTATACTACGGAGCAAATGCACTAACATCCATTATGGTAAAAGGAGAAGGATTTGCCTCATTTGCAAATGATTTTTATATTTTGCTAGGATTTGTAATCATCTTTGTCGTACTAAATATTTTTGCATTAAAAAAATACCGGAAAGTTTAA
- a CDS encoding NUDIX hydrolase: MDYIKWIRGKVGNEKIILNFVSGYFINTEGKILLQKRNDKNMWGFPGGAIELGESFEEAIIREYFEETGLCVKVKSLIGIYSKYEDNYPNGDEAQPLSIFFELEYVDGEISIKDEETIELRYFAVEEIPNLVNKQHEDFLCDLKRFNGQVFIR; this comes from the coding sequence ATGGATTATATCAAATGGATTCGAGGGAAAGTAGGGAATGAAAAAATCATATTAAATTTTGTTAGTGGTTATTTTATAAATACCGAAGGAAAGATTCTATTGCAAAAAAGAAATGATAAAAATATGTGGGGATTTCCTGGAGGAGCAATTGAACTTGGCGAATCTTTTGAAGAAGCGATAATTAGAGAGTATTTTGAAGAGACGGGGCTTTGTGTAAAGGTTAAGTCACTAATTGGTATTTATTCAAAATATGAAGACAACTATCCAAATGGTGATGAAGCTCAGCCGTTATCAATTTTTTTTGAATTAGAATATGTGGACGGAGAAATATCTATAAAAGATGAGGAAACAATTGAACTTAGATACTTTGCAGTTGAAGAGATACCTAATCTGGTTAATAAGCAACATGAAGACTTTCTGTGCGATTTGAAGAGATTCAATGGGCAAGTGTTTATAAGATAG
- a CDS encoding ABC transporter ATP-binding protein, which yields MAEIAIDVSNLDVKIGKKPILSDMSLEIEKGEIFGLIGPSGAGKTTLVKTIIGMEKATSGQTKVLGNVMPNLPVISKIGYMAQSDALYTDLTAKENLDFFASLYSIKGAAKKDRINYATNLVNLQTDLTKKVNNFSGGMKRRLSLAISVLADPDVLILDEPTVGIDPELRKTIWEELDDLKANGKCILVTTHVMDEAEKCDRLAMIRNGKIIAIGTPQELSSKTSSGKLEDAFLEFGGKD from the coding sequence ATGGCAGAAATAGCAATTGATGTTTCGAATTTAGATGTAAAAATCGGCAAGAAACCAATTTTATCAGATATGTCTCTCGAAATAGAGAAGGGCGAAATATTCGGCTTAATCGGTCCGTCTGGCGCTGGTAAAACAACTCTTGTTAAAACAATCATCGGTATGGAAAAAGCAACAAGTGGCCAAACCAAAGTATTAGGAAATGTAATGCCGAACTTGCCGGTAATTAGCAAAATCGGTTATATGGCTCAATCAGATGCACTGTATACTGATTTAACAGCCAAAGAGAACCTAGATTTTTTTGCTTCACTTTATTCTATTAAGGGCGCTGCTAAAAAAGACCGAATCAACTATGCGACGAACCTGGTTAATTTACAAACCGATTTAACAAAAAAAGTGAATAATTTTTCAGGTGGAATGAAACGCAGGTTGTCTCTCGCTATTTCTGTCCTTGCAGATCCTGATGTTTTAATATTAGATGAGCCAACAGTCGGAATTGATCCAGAACTAAGAAAAACCATTTGGGAAGAACTGGACGATCTTAAAGCAAACGGCAAATGTATCCTTGTGACGACGCACGTGATGGATGAAGCCGAAAAATGCGATAGACTTGCAATGATAAGAAATGGAAAAATAATCGCCATAGGGACCCCACAAGAGCTCTCAAGTAAAACTTCATCTGGCAAACTAGAAGATGCCTTTTTAGAGTTTGGAGGGAAGGACTAA
- a CDS encoding class A sortase: MLKKTIAIVILIIGLLLIFSPFIKNGIVKYMSGHETIDQYNASDLKKNNDKDATFDFESVQLPSMTSVIKGAADYDKDAVIGSIAVPSVDVNLLVFKGTNTANLLAGATTMRSDQVMGKGNYPLAGHHMRNESMLFGPIMKVKEGDKIYLTDLVNLYEYTVTETKTIDETEVSVIDNTKDARITLITCDKPTETTKRFVAVGELDKTEKLTKELENKYFPSK; encoded by the coding sequence ATGTTAAAGAAAACAATCGCAATCGTTATTTTAATCATCGGTTTACTATTAATTTTTTCCCCATTCATTAAAAACGGCATTGTAAAATATATGAGTGGCCATGAAACAATCGATCAATACAATGCATCCGATTTAAAGAAAAACAATGACAAAGACGCTACATTTGATTTTGAAAGTGTACAACTTCCATCTATGACCTCTGTCATCAAAGGTGCAGCAGACTATGACAAAGATGCCGTTATTGGCTCGATAGCTGTTCCTTCTGTAGACGTTAACTTACTAGTATTTAAAGGAACCAACACTGCTAATTTACTTGCAGGAGCAACAACCATGCGTTCTGACCAAGTAATGGGTAAAGGCAACTATCCATTAGCGGGGCACCATATGCGTAATGAATCAATGCTATTTGGCCCAATTATGAAGGTAAAAGAAGGCGACAAGATTTACCTGACTGACCTCGTAAATTTATATGAATATACAGTTACTGAAACAAAAACAATTGATGAAACAGAAGTAAGCGTGATAGATAATACGAAAGACGCTAGAATCACATTAATCACATGTGACAAGCCAACGGAAACGACGAAACGATTTGTCGCAGTTGGCGAACTAGATAAAACAGAAAAACTAACAAAAGAACTAGAGAATAAATATTTCCCTAGTAAATAA